The genomic region CTGACTGAGTATAACTAATGGCCGTTCCTTCACTGGCACATCCGGGATATAGTGTAATCTTCATACTAGTGACCACCCTCCTTGGCGATTTCTGCGGCCCGATTTAACACCTCGCGTAATTTGCCAGGGTTTTTAACACCTTTAGGAGGTAACAATGGTAAGCGCCGGTGCAACATCATGCCTTTACCAACATCCTGCATATCTAAAGCCATTTTAACAAAATTACCCAAACCGATTTTTAAACCATAGTTCAGGGTAAGTCCGCCTTCCCAAATACGACCCCGTTTGAATACATCTTTGGCATACACTTCAGCCATTGCCTGGGAATTGTGTTTGATGCCATTTTCCACTGCCAAGTGTCTCAGGTCGTGCATCACATCCATCATCGGCACCCCGCGCGGACAACGGCAGGCACAGGTATAACAGGAAGTGCATAACCACATGGTGTTGGCCTTGAGCACCTCGTCCTTGGCACCGGCTCTAATCAATTGGATTATGCGTCTGGGAGATAGGTCCATTTTTTCTTTAAGGGCACAAGTGGTAGGACAAATCCCACACTGCATGCACATCTTAACCCATTTCCCGTTCTCCATTTGGTAAACTCTTTTGGTAAATTCCGGGTCGTATTTCCTTACAGAATTATCCTTTGCTGCAACTTCAGACATTCGCTTTCCCTCACTTCCCTTGGGCATTCTTCCATGCAGCATAACAATACTTGCTGCTGTTAAATTCGGATATTCGCAATTAACTAGTAAGCAAACGACCCAATTAATTTAGGATTGTGAATATCCGAACAGGAACCAACGCAAAAGTCCCCTGACACCTCCTTACCAAAGATATCAAAACCCAGAAACATATTAAAAATAAATTAATTTGTCAAGTAAATAAAAAGTAAAAATAAAAATCCTTGTTCTTTTAATCACTATATCATTACTTATTTTATGTTGACAAGTGTATTTTTATGGTGATTAAAATTCGGTTAGCCAACCATTTTGGATTAATTTAGCAGATATTGATGTAATTATGTCATAACCTTGTCAAATATTGTGTCAAGCATACGACAGAATTACGACTTAAATTCTTTTTATTCGTTATTCGCTATTAGAATTTGGAATCCTGCATTGGTACAAGCTAAAAAATCATTTTTTTAAACTACTATCTAAACTTAAATGTATACATTTATCATTTATTTATACCGATTTTTCCATCTTTATCCATCGTCAGTTAGTCAGATATTTGTTATAATTATAACTCAATAACATCTTAAGGAGATGAGCACGGGATGTTACAACCTGTAGAACTATACTCTGCTCTCGGAAAAGCGGATCAAAACAACTTTTTTCAAGAACTACAAAAAATATATGATAGCCTGCCACAAACCACCTGTGCCGGTTGTGCTACCTGTTGCAATTGGGGCAGCCCACCAGCTTTTTTCATTGAATATTTAAATATGTACAAATACCTGCGGGACAACCTAAAAGACAAATGGACGGAATTTCTGGAAAAGTCAACCGAATACTATTACCTGGAATTAGTAGACCCTAAACAAAAATGCCCCTTTTTAAACAGTGATAATAAATGTTCCATTTATCCGGTACGTCCTTTCACTTGCCGTTCCTTTGGCTTATTATCCAAAGAGGATTTTGAAACCGGTGACCGGGGTCTGCAGCAGCTAGCTAAAAAATATTGGGAAGATTATGGTATCAAAATTGCTGACGAGTTGGTTAATTCTGAGTTACCCTGGTGTGACAAAGTTGTGTCCGACCGCGGGTCTTATATCCCTAAAGTAGATTTGGCCGGTTTAGCCGTCCAAATAGCTAAACTTGACTATACCTTCTTTCCCCAGGAACTGGTGGATCAGGAAGGGACCTTACTCTCTTACCCTGCTCACCTGATGAATACGGTTTTAGGGACTGGGGCCCGCGCCCGTAAAATTAAAGTGATGAAGGAATTTAGTGACTTTGGCACCAAAAACCTGCTCAGCACCTTTATAGAAAAGGCTCGAACTTTCCAATTTTAAGGATTTCATAACCCTTCAGCCATTACTGAAGGGTTAGCTTGTTTGCAAAGCAGCAATACTATAAGAGGATTTAATGGTAATCTTTCAGCAGGATTTTAGCCTTTGTCGGAGAAAATATGCTAAGGAGGTGAAATTATGGCGAAAATTGACGCTGCTCTTGATTTGTGTGTAGAACTTGGTAAGGTTTTGGCCCAAACTGACGAATATAAAAATATGAAGCAAGCTGAAGCCAACCTGCTACATAATGAAGAGGCTCAAAAGCTAATGGAGGAACTGCAATCTTTGCAAATGCAGATCCAACGGAAAAAGTTAGCCGGTTTGGATTTAACTGAGGAAGATAAGAAAGTCATGCAAGAAACCGAGCAAAGGGCCCTGAAAAACCCGCTCATCAAGGCTTCCTTTGAGGCCCACGAAAAATTCCAGGGTATCATGAGCTTGGTTAGCACCAAGATTAGGGAAGGAATCCGGGGTATAGATCAACCGCCCGCTGACGAGGACGAAGAATAATGTCAAAAAATAGACTTCTTCAAAAAAATAGACTTCTGATGAAGTCTATTTTTTATTAATCACTGTTTAGGAGCCTCAAACTTATAACCTACTCCCCAAACCGTTTTTATTAGCTCCGGTTGGGCCGGATTCCGCTCGATTTTTCTTCTTAACCTTCTGATATGTACCGTTACTGTATCCTCATCGCCTTCGTATCGGCTTTCCCAAATTTGTTCCAGTAATTGTAAGCGAGAAAATACTTGATTAGGATGGGATGCCATTAACCAGAGTAAATCAAATTCTTTAGCCGTCAGACTTATTTCTTGTTCCCAAATACGCACCTGGCGGGTGGCAAGTTCAATATATACATGGGGGTAATTTAATATTTCCTGGCCTTTTTTGCGATCAGTGACACCTTTGCTGCGTCTTAAAACGGCTTTTACCCTTAAAGCTAATTCAGCTGGACTAAAGGGTTTGGTTTGGTAGTCATCTACACCCATTTTAAAGCCCACAATTTTATCCACCAGATCGTCCTTAGCGGACAATATGACAATAGGTACATCAGCAGCCCCTTTAATTTTTTGACAGGCCTCCAACCCATCCAGTTTAGGCATCATAATATCCAGTATTACCAGGTCAGGCTTCAGGGCACCGGCCATCCTGACGGCTTCTTCACCGTCCTGGGCAGCCACAACCCGGTATCCCTCCTGTTCCAGGCAATGAGTTACAATTTTTACAATCCTATGATCATCATCGGCAATTAATATGGTTCCGTTCATAGCTACCCCCTGATACATATCTGGTTAATCGATTAGAGTACGTTTGACATTAAGGTAATAAATTCCTGCAGAATTTGATAGTTTTTTATCCAGGTTCCAATCCAATACAGATTAGGCCTCCTACAATCATTAACGCCCCAACCAATTGAAATTTAGTAATACTCTCCCCCAAAAAGATAGCGCTTAAAATAATGGTAACCAGTGGCGATGTAGACATGATTAGTGTTACATTATTGATATTGCCGTATTTTAACGCCGCAAAATAAGCCAAGTCTCCCACCAAGGTGGCCAGGATGGCCTCTGCCCCGATAAAGAACCAAAGTCCCAGAGGGATTTGACCCAGTTGAAAGAAGGTTTTAGTACCGGCCAGATACCCTAATACCAAAGTGGCTGCCATCAAAGTCCGTAAACAGAGTACGGCAGCAGGTTCCACCTGGTATAAACCCAGCTTACCAAAAATAGGTGCAATTCCCCAACACAGCATGCCAAAAAAAGCCAAAAAAAGTACCATAATATTCCGCCCCCCCAAACTAAATATATGAGGCAGAATTAAAATTAATAGTATTTCTCCAAGAGTATAATTTTAAAAAAGGAAGTTAGGCCTCCATCTAGAAAATATATGTGAAATTAAAAGCCTACAAAACCGCCCATACTGTGGGGTTAAGTAAAATGACCATGTTATTCTAAAAATAAACATATTAGGTGATTTGTAGAAAAGTCAGTGCTTCAAAAGCGAAAAACGGCAATATCAAGAGATATTTGCAGTAATAAGTCAAAATATTGAGATAGGGTGGTGGTTAGCATGATTGAGGGAAGGGACGTAATCAGGGCTAAGAGGGAAGTTTTGCTGGAAGCATCCCCTCAACCGGCTATGCCAAGTGTTATTACCGGTGTTGAGGATAATATGTTTTGGGTTAGTCTACCTAAAGAAGGTAATCAGGTTTTAGTACTACAGGAAGGGCAAAAGATAAAAATCGGTGTTTCTTTGAGCAGGGGATTTTATCAATCTGAAACAACCGTGCTGGCCCTGGGTAAAAACAAAGACCAATTTTATGGACTGGCTATACCAAAGGAATTCAGCGAATCCCAGGAAAGAAGGTTTGTCCGGGCCCGCCATGCCACCAATGTTTTATTTAAGGCGGGAAGTCTGACTGCACAAACAGCTCTGGTCAATTTCTCTGCCGGTGGGGTAATGGTTTATTTAGTCCCCCAATTGACTAAAATTCTGCAATCAGGCCACAAAATTACCCTAACCTTAAACATCGATAACCTTTCCTTTGAACAGGAAGTAAAGTTGTCCTGGCAAAAGCAATATGCCAACATCCCCTTTGCCGGTTTTGAATTTGTTAACATATCCCCACAATTACAGGGGGTCCTGGCTGCTTTATCCATTAAATATACGGAGGGCAAATTATAAAACTTGTTCACCCGGTCATAATAATAACAAAACAAAGTGCGAGGTGCTTACCTATGGCCATTACACCGGGTGAAAGAACCCTTTACGCTTATTTTGCCAACCTGCCCAGAGCGCGCCAGGCCGCGGCTGCCCTGGAGGACAAAGGTTTTACCTTACCTGTCGTCGACCGCACTACCGGTTGGGATATGGGCACAGCCCTTTCCCAATCAACCCTGTACCCGGAAGGCACCGGTGAAATGTTAGCAGAAGTAAATTTTGACCGGTCTTATGTTTTGATTCTCCCAACCACCGATGATCAAGTAAACAAAGCCATACGAATTATTAGAGAACACGGCGGAATTGTTTAACATAGAAGGACGGACAGCAAGCAGCGCAGTCCGTCCTTTTTATTGCCTGTTTACTTTTCTGGGTCCCCTCTCGATAATACAGGGACTGGCATTATAACAGCTTAATCCTTTGGGTACGGTGATAACCTGACCGTCCGGGTTTTTAATGGTTACCCATGACCTGACAATCAGTCCCTCCATGCCCGGCATGACCACCCTCTCTTCTCCGGGGGCCAGAGAATAATTTTGCCGGTACTCCGTCCAGTATTTTGTTCTTTTAAGCACCTGGTGATGCCAGGTTACTGTGGGTGGTACCTTACTGCCATACAGGGCCATATACAGGGTATGGCCAACCTTCTGGGCCCAAATTACCACCGGTTGACCGGTGTCGTTTAAAAAGCGAAAATCCTTAACCCCATAATAAACAGTGGCATCCTGACCCGGCGGTACATAGGGAACGGTCATGGAATGGGCACTGCGCATAACCACCGGCATATTACTAAATGTAACAACATTATAGAGTAAAGAAGCAATTTTACATACTCCTCCACCAATGGTGGTGGTGACCTGGGTACCCGCATAGGTGGGACCGGCCCGGTAACCCCGCTGCTCAGTGTATGGTCCAATGGTATTGTTTTGGGAAAATATTTCACCTGGTTGGACCACTTTCCCGGCCAATAGGTCGGCTGCTAAGGCAATATTATACTCTTCACCCGGCAGGGGGTCATGCAAAGTAGCTTTATAAGCGGCCATACATATTTTCGCATTATATTTAGCGATGGTTGCTTTAAATTTAGTGTTTTCTTCCCAGGGCAGAGACCCTTGATAGGGCTTGTCCATCCCCTTAAATTGATTATATATATCATCAGCCTTAACCTCAGTTTCAACCCCGGGCGTAGTTAAGGAGCCATTACCTGCCGGTTGCCCGTAAACAAGGCCCAGGCTAAGTAGGCCGGTAATCATCAGTAAAATTATTAATGGATGTCTTTTCATGTCCGATGCCTCTCTCAGTAAACCTGATATTTAACCCGACAGTATTTTATTATGTACAGCTACCAGTTTAATATGAGGCATCTCCTTTATCATCTCTAAACGGGCAGAACAAAGCCGGTTTGTCCTTATAGGAAAACCGGCCTGAGTTAGCTGTATGCTTATGAATATTCAATGATGACTGTAATTCACCCTGGTTGCTAACTATCTTATATAAAATACTAAGTTCCGGCCTTTTTCCCTTCGACAATACCGGAGGTAATTAAATACTGGTGGAAGAAGTATTCACCGACCACTACAATTAAACCAAAGAGCAATATGGATGTGGTATTCAACCGTAAAGCTGCGGAGGCTAAGTCCATCAGCAAAAGCAGCCCCGCACCAAGGATACCGTCAGCCACAGAGGCAACTATATTGCCGTAGTTAGGCAGAATGTAGCGATCGCCCACAATATAATTGACCACTGTGCCCAGAATACCAGCCAGCAGTGCCCAGGTCCATGAGTTACCGGCAATTAGAGAAACCGCAATCCAGGCGGCCGCAAAAGTCATGACAAACTTAATAATCAGGGCAGTGGTAACCTTTCTCATTAAAACTCACCTCCTTTGGGGCAGTAGTAATTATAGTAATGCTGCGATTTTGCATTAATATGTATGGCAAAATAGGGTTAAGGATAAAGATAATATATTAAATTATGTTAAAATAAACTTATATAAATGATAAAACGGAGTGATTCTATGACATTAACAGAGGTAATCCAAAAAAGATACAGTGTCCGGGCCTATAAACCGGATCCTGTTCCTAATGATGTACTACAGCAGGTACTTGAGGCGGCTCGCCTGGCCCCCACCGCAGTTAACAAACAGCCATTTCAGTTTATTGTCATTCATACCCAGGGTAAAAAGGAAGAGTTAAAGCGTATTTACAGGGGAGACTTTTTTAGTGAGGCACCCATTGTTATTTGTGCCTGTGCTATCCCGGCCCAGGCCTGGTCACGCATGGATAAGAAAAATTATGCTATTGTGGACACTATCATTGCCATGGATCACTTAATTTTAAAAGCCACAGAACTTGGCCTGGGTACCTGCTGGGTAGCAGCTTTTAACCCCGCAGCTGTGCGGGACGTGCTGGGATTACCCGAGGATGTGGAGCCGGTAGTTTTTACACCATTGGGGTATCCGGCAGATACTCCCAAGGCTAAAATACGTAAGCCATTATCCGAACTGGTAAGATATGAGCATTGGTAATCGAACATGCAAAAACCCGGGCAGCTCCCGGGTTTTTGTTTTATGTTTCTATTCTTCGGATGTTACTTCTGGTGACTGTACCATCTGTTTTTCCGCGATATTCAAAACATAGTAGCTTACCACTACCAGAGCCAGGAATATTGCCCCTACCATTAAGGATAATCTGGTATCCGGGTTAAACCACATGCCCACCAACACAGCCAGCAGAAAAACAATGGTGACATAATTGGTCCAAGGGGATAAAGGCATCTTAAAGGGATGGTTTTTAATTTCATCCTTGCTTTCTTTCCTGAACCTGAGCTGGCTGATCAGCAAAACAAACCAGGGAACCATACCGGGCAAAATACTGGAGCTGTAAACATAAACAAATAATTTCTCCGAGCCGACATAATTCAATACCACTCCCACCAGCAGGCAGGCCAGGGTAACCATGATACTGTTAGCCGGTACCCCACTGGCAGAAACCCGGGCCAAAAATTTCGGCGCCTGGCCGTTAACAGCCAGTGTGTACAGCATTCTGCCCGCGCTGTAAATACCACTGTTACAGCCGGACATTGCCGCTGTAAGAACTACGAAGTTGATAATGGACGCGGCAGAGGTAATGCCAATTTTGGCGAAGGTTAAGACAAACGGACTACCCATTGATCCCACTTTGTCCCACGGATAAATGGTGACAATAACAAATATGGCCCCCACGTAAAAGATCAGAATACGCCAGATAATATTTTGAATGGCTTTGGTTAAGGTCTGCTGGGGATTTTTGGCTTCACCGGCTGTAATGCCAACCAGTTCTACCCCCTGGTAGGCAGCCACCACCAGGGAAAGGGCAAACAGGAACCCCTTCCAACCACCGGGGAAAAATCCATTGTGGGCATACAGGTTTTGTAGACCCAGGGGTTGACCGTGGTTGCCAAAACCGAAAAAGATTAGGCCGACTCCCACCAGGATCATAACCACAATAGTGGCTACTTTAATCAGGGCAAACCAAAATTCAAATTCACCGTAAAATTTAACCGAGATCAAGTTAGCGGCACCAATCAAAGCTATCCCCACTAAGCCCGGTATCCACTGCGGCAGGTCGGGAAACCAGAATTTCATGTAAATACCAACCGCTGTAATCTCCGCCATTCCCACTGTTACCCAGAGGAACCAGTAACTCCAGGCAGTCAGATAGCCCGCCAGAGGGCTAATATACTCGTGGGCAAAGGTGGCAAAAGAACCGGTGGTGGGCTTAACATAAAGCATTTCGCCCATTGCCCGCATGATAAAAAAGATAAAGATACCCGCTATGGCATAAGCCAGCATAATAGAGGGACCTGTCCACTTTAGTGTACTGGACGAGCCCATGAACAGGCCAACACCAATGGTACCCCCCAGGGCAATCAGCTCAATATGCCTTGCCTCAAGCCCTCTTTTTAATTCCTTTTCTGACATTTTCTTTCCTCCCTGTTGCAATATCTGGTTAGTCAACAAGATTGATTTTAACATATCAATAATTCTTTTAATTAATAAAAATTATTCCAATAAAACTTTTTTGTTGCGGACAGAGAAACCATGATAACCCTTTGGGTTTTACGGCTTCTTAGTTACTTGAGTTCTCTTCAGGCATTAACTTTAAATCTCTCAACTAATACTTCAAGCTCCTCAGCCAACCCAGAAAGCGCTTCAGCTGACGAAGATACTTCCTCCATAGTAGCCGTTTGTTCTCCGGTGGATGCTGCCACGTTCTCTATACCAGCATTCATTTGCTCTATTGCAGATGCCACATCCTGTATCCGGCCTGTTAAACCTTGAACGGAACTTATGATTTGTCTGAAGTCCGACTTCACTTCTAACATAACAGAACTGCAATTTTTAACATCCTTTTCGTTATTAGTAATGTCCTTTACAACTAGGGTAACCTCATTTTGTATTGTATAAATTATTTTAGTGATTTCTCTGGTTGCATTGCTGACTGTTCAGCAAGCTTCTTAACCTCTTCGGCAACAACTGCAACCAGTTGATAATCAACCATAAAAAAGTCTACCGGCTTTGCAAAGAACTTGATATTTTACGGGAAATATATCCCAAGCGTCCTAAGAAGCTTGCTAAGCAAGAGAAAATAACAGGTCCTAACCAGCTTTGGCAAGTGGATATCAAATATGGCTATATTGCTGGTACCGGGCAATTTTTTGTTAACGCCGGAATGAAATTGACCCTAGTCAACCTCACCAAGGTAATGTATGTCTCCCCGTGATGCTAACAGAACATTTTCACACTCATTAATAGAATTACATTTCTCAAGCATATTCTCGGACACCACCTACTAGCCCAACCAATTGCATATCCAGTCCCTGGCGATTGATTACAAAATTGCCAGTTTCCACTTCCCGGATGTTTAAGCTAAACCTAAAAGGAAAGACCACCTGGGCAGCCGGAATCATCTCCAGGGGCAGATAATGATAACCAGACACCCGCAGCACCACCTCAGCCAGCCATAGCTTTAATGCTGTATTGGTTACTTCTTGTTTTTCCAATAAGGTGTACACATTACCCTTACCCAGCTCAATCAGTCCCCAGGCTTTCAGACTCATTAATACTGCCTTGGTTGCTACCTCCACCCGCCGTCTATCCCCATAGAGACCTTTCATTTTACGGCCTATTTGCACACTGGGCACTTCATTTTGCAACCCAAATAAATTACCCATTTCTGCGGCCACATCCTTAAAAAAGGGATAGGCCAGCAGAGTCATGCCATAATGAAGAACCCTGCGTTCTCGGTGGTCTAAAGTAGGCCACAGTTCCAAAGCTCTTTGGCGCAGGTTTTTTATTGCATCGGGTACCAAAAACCAGATCTTCATTAGGATCGTGATGGCGTTTTTTCTGGCTTTGGCCCCGCGAATATCGCCACTTAAATATTCATCTAATTTTTCGTACATCACTTTACGCTCAGTATTGTTAAATTCTCTGGCAATATAGTCCAGATGGTGTATTTTAATCTTTTGATCAAACCCCACTGGTTTTACCATTTTCTAACCTCGTCTTCATTTATTCTGTCTTGTTACATGAATGAAGGGAACGACAACTTCTTCCAGACTAATACCGCCGTGGCTGACTACCACCTCACCTGCTGGTAGAAAAGCTTCCCCACTTTTAGCCAGCAGGACATAGACATCCTCCGGCAGACCTGTTCCCGGCCAAGGAATGGCTGAGTGACTGGCAGCCGCCTTATCACGTAGCATTTTATCCCGATAAATCCTTACCCGTTCACCCCGGGTTTCGGCTAACACGCCTTCGGCAATACGGCCAATGCCCCGGCTTTCTTTGTTGCCATGATCGGAAGTGAGGTACACCGCAAAGCCCTTGTCCAATAACTCGTTCAAAAGGCCTGTTAAATAGCCACTCTCCAGCCAAAGCTTTAGCTCACCGTACATGCCTCGCTGCCCCTGGAGAGCGGTATGTACCAGATTATCAATGGTACCAATCACTAATCCAATCACCTTGATGGAAGGTTGCTGCAAGATGGCGTGGGATTGATACCCCCCCTCCCCCTGGCCAAAGCTTTTATGGTAGCCGGTATAGTTTTTAAACACGTCATGGTTTTCCCAAAAAAGTTTCCAGGCTGCTTCTTCTTTCCTGGTGGTGCCAAGTGTATGGGGAAAATACAACGGCATTTCGCCGGTAAACAGGGCCTGCCTGGAAATTGACGTGATGGTGGGCACCCAGGCGAACACACCCTGTTCGGTAAAAGCAAAGTTTTGGCCTTGCAAATACTTACGTATTTGCACCCACTGGACATAACTCATGCCATCCAAAACCACCAGTGCCACCCTTTGATGATGCCTGGAGGCTAAATAATGGGGCACCTGGTGCAGCATCACCGGCTTAGGCAAATAGGGCAGGTTTTGCAAACTACTGTAGTTCCTCATGAGCCAGGTCTCAAATATTGCATCCATCTCTGACTCCACGGCCTGTGCTTCCATCAGGATAGCATCCTTCTGGTTAAAACCAATGGACAAGATTAAATCCTTTACTTCCGCATATAGCGGCATCACCTGTAACCAATCCCGGTAATTGCCGATGCCTGGTAATTTTTCCTTGAGGTTGGCCACTAAACTTGACAGCCGATGTTTATCATCACTGGCAGGATCAATCACCAGTCCCACGTGGGTCCAACCAGGTAACTTTTGGCTGTTAAATCCCGCCACCGGTTTTAGGTATCCTTCAATAAACAGGTTATCCAGTAGACGATAGACATCCTCATGGTCAAAGGGATGCACCTTTTCCTGGCTGTAAAAGCCCCTGGGCTGGCCATTTTCCTTCCATCCAGCAGGCTGTTCTTGCAGGGTTTTGAGATACGCAACCCACTGGCTTTGTAAGGTTTGATAAAAAAAGGTGGCGGATTTAACCATCTCTGCCAGCGGTAGCTTGGTCAAATTCTTTTGTTTCTGTAACTGTTCAATAAGGTAAGATTCAATGATCTCCGGGTACTGTATTTGGCGATAATGTTTGGAAAGCAGGAATTTAATCAGCTCTGTCTCATCATCAATCAATTCATAGGCCACTTTATAAACCCGGTGCAGGATGAAAGCACAGGTTTCGGCAGTAGAAGTAGAGCCTTGATACTGTCCATAGACAGCATACAAGGCATCTAAATCTTGGGCCGTAAGTTGTTTTACTACCTGGGGTGACAATTTAGGGAAAATCGTTTGCAGTCGATAGGTTAACTGGCGCCCCATTTGCAGCAGATCATAAGGCAATTGCTCCAAGGGAACATCCCTTACCTGCACCAGTAGTTTTATATTTTTCTCTGCTATGGCCTGGCGATACCTGGATTCAAAAAGGTAACGAAAGGACACCGGGTCATTGTACTGGATGAATTCCACCTGTCTATCCTTTAAGGAAGACAAAAGAACTTCATCCAGCAGTAAATGATCCGGATCTGCTGCCAGGGAAAGGGCCGGCACTGGTTCTTGAAAGTCCAGCAGCACCACATCACGCCATGTACTCAAAGGGGTCACCTGTCTTTCCTTTAATACCAATAGTGTAGTTATTGGTTACTCTAGCTAAATTAATGTCATGGTTTCCAAATCTATAATTACTTTCGACCTTGTCAAAAAGTCCATCCCCAGGATTCCATTAATATCAAATCCATAATCCATGTCACCAATTTGGATCCTTAGATTGTCTAACTTCTTAGAACCCATCTGTATTTTATCAATGTGCTTCTCATAAACAAACTCGGTTCCACCCACACCCCGAATTCTTCTTATGACATCTAAAGGTTCTGGACCTAGCCCGAGTTGTACGGCAATTTCTGCGGCAATGATTGTGGATGCAGACCCAGTATCTACTAAAAAATTATCAAAATGCAAAGATCTACCTTTATGAGTAAGCAATACAGAAGTAAATGGAAGACCATATTTTAGCATGATGTTCATTTCTCAGCCCGCACCCCTGTCCACCGTTGTTCAATGATGTCTAATTCAGGGCGTGATGTATGAACCACATAAAATTCTCTTTCTCTATATTTACGGTGTAATTGCAGGTATTGTAATAAAGCCTGATTGTTATCATCATGATAATTGTTAACCACTGTTACCTGCCCAATGATTCTTTTGTTCCCTTCGGTGTGAGCTTCCATGGCCTCGATGATTACCCATTGGTTAGGATATATTTTTTTTACTTCCTCCCATAACATTTTTAACCCCTCCCCCAAAGGTGTTGTTTTTACACGGTCTTTCCTTACATTCCTAACCGGATTTGGGCGTTATCGTAATACATTAACAGTTTGTCATCCTCTTGCAGGATGCTTTCCGGTAGGCGCTGGCCGATGTCTACAATGGTTTGGTAATCCTTATCGCCCCAGGCCTTCTTAAAGCCGGCCCGGATGGCCTCAATACGGAATTGTTTTAGCTTTTTCTTGCTCTTCTTTATTTCTTCCATATAGGAGGCAAATTCCCGTAACAAGAATTTTTCGCGAAGCTTCTCTAGATCAACTGCTTTATTCGGGTCGGGCACATACCAACGATTCTTGGCTTTGGCTTGTAGCTTGGGATCTTCTTTGTCTAAATCCCGCATGTCTTTATAATTGGAACTAAGATAACTATGGATTTGGCTGGGCACCGGGCCAGTGCCGTCATACTTCAGGAAGTTTTGTTCCAGCAGTTCGTCCAATTCCGGCAGTTTTTCGTATTTAGCTATGTGCTGAATTTCTTTCATAAAGTTGGGGTGCAAATCCTGGCGGGTTTGGGGTTTAATCATCAGTTGTTGTCTAAGCCATTCAATGGCACTGTTTTCGTCTGAAACAAACAGGTTCATTTGGACGAATTCTTTGGCCAGGATGCGTTTTTTATCGTATTCCGCCACCTGGGTATCCAAAAACACCATGCCGTCCCGCATGGGGAAACGCTGGGTGATGCCCCTTTGGAATTCTGCCGAGGAAATAGGCACAGTTAAGCCGTTTTGGACATGGTAAGCCACCATACGGTCGAATAGTACACGTGGGGTACGCTCGACTATTATT from Desulfotomaculum nigrificans DSM 574 harbors:
- a CDS encoding retropepsin-like aspartic protease family protein, producing the protein MNIMLKYGLPFTSVLLTHKGRSLHFDNFLVDTGSASTIIAAEIAVQLGLGPEPLDVIRRIRGVGGTEFVYEKHIDKIQMGSKKLDNLRIQIGDMDYGFDINGILGMDFLTRSKVIIDLETMTLI
- the pglZ gene encoding BREX-3 system phosphatase PglZ, whose translation is MSTWRDVVLLDFQEPVPALSLAADPDHLLLDEVLLSSLKDRQVEFIQYNDPVSFRYLFESRYRQAIAEKNIKLLVQVRDVPLEQLPYDLLQMGRQLTYRLQTIFPKLSPQVVKQLTAQDLDALYAVYGQYQGSTSTAETCAFILHRVYKVAYELIDDETELIKFLLSKHYRQIQYPEIIESYLIEQLQKQKNLTKLPLAEMVKSATFFYQTLQSQWVAYLKTLQEQPAGWKENGQPRGFYSQEKVHPFDHEDVYRLLDNLFIEGYLKPVAGFNSQKLPGWTHVGLVIDPASDDKHRLSSLVANLKEKLPGIGNYRDWLQVMPLYAEVKDLILSIGFNQKDAILMEAQAVESEMDAIFETWLMRNYSSLQNLPYLPKPVMLHQVPHYLASRHHQRVALVVLDGMSYVQWVQIRKYLQGQNFAFTEQGVFAWVPTITSISRQALFTGEMPLYFPHTLGTTRKEEAAWKLFWENHDVFKNYTGYHKSFGQGEGGYQSHAILQQPSIKVIGLVIGTIDNLVHTALQGQRGMYGELKLWLESGYLTGLLNELLDKGFAVYLTSDHGNKESRGIGRIAEGVLAETRGERVRIYRDKMLRDKAAASHSAIPWPGTGLPEDVYVLLAKSGEAFLPAGEVVVSHGGISLEEVVVPFIHVTRQNK
- a CDS encoding amino acid permease translates to MSEKELKRGLEARHIELIALGGTIGVGLFMGSSSTLKWTGPSIMLAYAIAGIFIFFIMRAMGEMLYVKPTTGSFATFAHEYISPLAGYLTAWSYWFLWVTVGMAEITAVGIYMKFWFPDLPQWIPGLVGIALIGAANLISVKFYGEFEFWFALIKVATIVVMILVGVGLIFFGFGNHGQPLGLQNLYAHNGFFPGGWKGFLFALSLVVAAYQGVELVGITAGEAKNPQQTLTKAIQNIIWRILIFYVGAIFVIVTIYPWDKVGSMGSPFVLTFAKIGITSAASIINFVVLTAAMSGCNSGIYSAGRMLYTLAVNGQAPKFLARVSASGVPANSIMVTLACLLVGVVLNYVGSEKLFVYVYSSSILPGMVPWFVLLISQLRFRKESKDEIKNHPFKMPLSPWTNYVTIVFLLAVLVGMWFNPDTRLSLMVGAIFLALVVVSYYVLNIAEKQMVQSPEVTSEE